A window of Ruminococcus champanellensis 18P13 = JCM 17042 contains these coding sequences:
- a CDS encoding zinc metallopeptidase — MPFMYYGYGFVLIGFLIALLAQWNVKSTYSKYKKIHNSRGITGAMAARQILDQNGLYHVRIESVSGELTDHFDPRTNVVRLSDGVYNNTSVAAVGVAAHEVGHAIQYAQEYAPMRLRAAIIPATQIGSTLSYPLVVLGVIFQALPLIDLGILLFSLVVLFQLVTLPVEFNASRRALNTLGSSHILDSNEVSQSGKVLTAAALTYVAALATALLNLLRLIAIRGNRD; from the coding sequence ATGCCCTTTATGTATTATGGATACGGCTTTGTGCTGATTGGTTTTCTCATTGCGCTGCTTGCACAGTGGAATGTGAAATCCACTTATAGTAAGTATAAGAAGATCCACAATTCCCGGGGGATCACCGGGGCTATGGCTGCCCGGCAGATCCTGGATCAGAACGGATTGTATCACGTCCGCATCGAATCGGTCAGCGGCGAACTGACGGATCATTTTGACCCTCGAACCAATGTGGTGCGCCTGTCGGATGGGGTGTATAACAACACCTCCGTTGCAGCGGTGGGGGTTGCCGCCCATGAGGTGGGACATGCCATCCAGTATGCCCAGGAGTATGCACCCATGCGACTCCGTGCTGCCATCATTCCTGCCACCCAGATCGGCTCTACCCTGTCCTATCCTCTGGTGGTGCTGGGTGTGATTTTTCAGGCACTTCCATTGATAGATCTGGGTATCCTGCTGTTCTCTCTGGTGGTACTGTTCCAACTGGTGACTCTGCCGGTGGAATTCAACGCAAGCCGCCGTGCCCTGAACACCCTGGGATCCAGTCATATTCTGGACAGCAATGAGGTATCACAGTCCGGCAAGGTGCTGACTGCGGCGGCGCTGACTTATGTGGCAGCCCTGGCAACCGCACTGCTGAACCTGCTGCGTTTGATCGCCATCCGGGGGAATCGTGACTGA
- the rsmB gene encoding 16S rRNA (cytosine(967)-C(5))-methyltransferase RsmB: MGAELVFCVRLLDKTFGAQGYSNIALDRALRDSDLNPQQKSRVSALYYGVIERLPELDYVLSRYSKKPPEKLDPTVRNLLRCGVYQLAHMRIPDNAAVNECVNACKKLRYTSASGFVNAVLRGFVRDGKQIPVPKDPALRRQVQYCAPDWLIKQLSSEYGESVMDALLTDALGRPPVTLRRNPLAGDASAFLRAMGEISVEKHPLLPDCYRVQGGDVTRTDAFAQGMFHVQDLASQLCCLALDPQLGDTVLDLCAAPGGKSFTLAELMEDRGQLYAFDLHTNRVKLIAQGAQRLHLQCVHARTGDASLHNPELPQADRVLCDVPCSGLGVIRRKPEIKYKDPAAFTGLPPVQAKILENAAHYVKPGGYLVYSTCTLSRAENDGVVDGFLQQHPEFEGVSFLETLGEPFGNWKVTLHPGCLGSDGFFMAKLKRAR; the protein is encoded by the coding sequence ATGGGCGCTGAACTTGTATTCTGCGTTCGGCTTCTGGACAAGACCTTCGGAGCACAGGGCTATTCCAACATTGCCCTGGATCGGGCACTGCGGGATTCGGATCTGAACCCCCAGCAGAAAAGCCGGGTGTCTGCCCTGTATTACGGAGTGATCGAGCGGCTGCCGGAGTTAGACTATGTGCTGTCCCGGTACAGCAAAAAGCCCCCGGAAAAGCTAGATCCCACCGTGCGGAATCTGCTGCGCTGCGGTGTTTATCAGTTGGCGCATATGCGGATCCCGGACAATGCGGCAGTGAATGAGTGTGTAAACGCATGCAAAAAGCTTCGGTATACCAGCGCATCCGGCTTTGTAAATGCGGTGCTCCGGGGCTTTGTCCGGGACGGAAAGCAGATTCCGGTGCCAAAGGATCCTGCGCTCCGTCGTCAGGTGCAGTACTGTGCGCCGGATTGGCTCATAAAACAGCTTTCCTCTGAATACGGGGAATCGGTGATGGACGCTCTGCTGACGGATGCACTGGGGCGTCCCCCGGTGACCCTGCGGCGGAACCCTCTGGCAGGGGATGCGTCTGCCTTCCTCCGTGCCATGGGGGAGATCTCTGTGGAGAAGCATCCTCTTCTGCCGGACTGCTACAGGGTGCAGGGGGGCGATGTGACCCGGACGGATGCCTTTGCCCAGGGCATGTTTCATGTGCAGGATCTGGCATCCCAGCTATGCTGTCTGGCGCTGGATCCCCAGCTTGGTGATACGGTGCTGGATCTTTGCGCAGCACCTGGAGGAAAGAGTTTTACCCTGGCGGAGTTGATGGAGGATCGGGGGCAGCTGTATGCCTTTGATCTGCATACCAACCGGGTGAAGCTGATCGCCCAGGGGGCACAACGGCTGCATTTGCAGTGCGTGCATGCCCGGACGGGGGATGCATCCCTACATAACCCGGAGCTGCCCCAGGCGGATCGGGTGCTGTGCGATGTGCCCTGTTCCGGGCTTGGGGTGATCCGTCGAAAGCCGGAGATCAAGTATAAGGATCCGGCGGCCTTTACCGGACTTCCTCCGGTGCAGGCGAAGATTCTGGAAAACGCTGCTCACTATGTAAAGCCAGGTGGGTATCTGGTGTATTCCACCTGTACCCTGTCCCGGGCGGAGAACGATGGGGTGGTGGACGGATTTTTGCAGCAGCATCCGGAATTTGAGGGAGTCTCCTTTCTGGAAACACTGGGGGAGCCCTTTGGCAATTGGAAGGTGACGCTGCATCCGGGCTGCCTTGGCAGTGACGGGTTTTTCATGGCAAAGCTGAAGCGAGCGAGGTGA
- the rlmN gene encoding 23S rRNA (adenine(2503)-C(2))-methyltransferase RlmN — protein MTKTDILSLSFGELSDWLAEAGEPKFRAKQIFTWLHSRKATDFSEMTDLSLSLRTKLSDSFCINRLIVVKRLESAIDNTVKYLYGLSDGSLIESVLMAYKHGDSLCVSTQVGCKMGCNFCASTIAGFVRNLTPGEMLGQIYEAERDSGRTVSSLVLMGIGEPLDNYDNVLKFLRLLSAPQGRGMSLRHVTLSTCGLVPMIDRLAEEGLGLTLSVSLHAADDASRSRIMPVNRKYSIAELLGACRRYFATTGRRITFEYAVIDGVNGTREQARLLAKQLEGLPCHINLIPVNPVRERNYHTKRDTVYSFQQMLEQEGLNATVRRTLGSDINAACGQLRREAQRERGEDIADSDSNGCRNGSG, from the coding sequence GTGACCAAAACGGATATTTTATCCCTGTCCTTCGGGGAATTGTCGGACTGGCTGGCAGAAGCCGGCGAACCGAAATTCCGGGCAAAGCAGATTTTTACCTGGCTTCACAGCCGAAAGGCAACGGATTTTTCAGAAATGACGGATTTGTCACTGTCGCTTCGCACAAAATTATCTGATTCTTTTTGTATAAATCGACTAATTGTCGTAAAAAGGCTTGAATCCGCTATTGATAATACGGTAAAATATCTGTATGGGCTTTCTGACGGATCCCTGATCGAATCCGTGCTGATGGCATACAAGCACGGGGACAGTCTTTGCGTATCCACCCAGGTGGGCTGCAAGATGGGGTGTAACTTTTGCGCCTCCACCATTGCAGGCTTTGTGCGGAATCTGACCCCCGGCGAAATGCTGGGACAGATCTACGAAGCGGAGCGGGACAGCGGCAGGACGGTATCCAGTCTGGTGCTGATGGGCATCGGAGAGCCTTTGGACAATTACGACAATGTGCTGAAATTTCTGCGGCTACTTTCTGCCCCCCAGGGGCGGGGCATGAGCCTGCGGCATGTGACCCTTTCCACCTGCGGTCTGGTTCCTATGATCGACCGGCTTGCGGAGGAGGGACTTGGACTGACCCTGTCAGTGTCTCTGCATGCGGCGGACGATGCCAGCCGGAGCCGGATCATGCCGGTGAACCGGAAATATTCCATTGCGGAGCTGCTGGGTGCCTGTCGTCGGTATTTTGCCACCACCGGCAGACGGATCACCTTTGAGTATGCAGTGATTGATGGGGTCAACGGCACCAGGGAACAAGCCAGGCTGCTGGCGAAACAGCTGGAGGGGCTGCCCTGTCATATCAACCTGATCCCGGTCAATCCCGTCCGGGAGCGGAATTATCACACAAAACGGGATACGGTCTACAGCTTTCAGCAGATGCTGGAACAGGAGGGACTCAACGCCACAGTGCGGCGGACTTTGGGCAGCGACATCAACGCCGCCTGCGGACAGCTGCGCCGGGAGGCACAAAGGGAACGGGGTGAGGATATTGCGGATTCAGACAGCAACGGATGTAGGAATGGTTCGGGATGA
- a CDS encoding Stp1/IreP family PP2C-type Ser/Thr phosphatase — MVRDENQDRVETLQLEDGVLAVVCDGMGGERSGGEASRLAIGEAVSHFKEGYHAGMNGSEIKQLLCASISAANSVVYTKSKLDYKNFGMGTTCVMAYVDDTMLHVANVGDSRAYLLQGLAPLEQLTVDHTVVQMLLAQGKITREEMKSHPQRNMLTRAIGVERTVKPDYFEQTHDSRFLVLLCSDGLSSYCSKDEITQALREQSFETVCGHLVDMANQKGGRDNITLAIISD, encoded by the coding sequence ATGGTTCGGGATGAAAACCAGGATCGGGTAGAAACCCTCCAACTGGAGGACGGGGTGCTGGCGGTTGTCTGTGACGGCATGGGCGGCGAACGCTCCGGCGGAGAGGCAAGCCGGCTTGCCATAGGCGAAGCTGTTTCCCATTTCAAGGAGGGCTATCACGCCGGCATGAACGGCTCGGAGATCAAGCAGCTGCTCTGTGCCTCCATATCCGCAGCCAATTCCGTTGTATATACAAAATCAAAGCTGGATTACAAGAACTTCGGCATGGGCACCACATGCGTCATGGCGTATGTGGATGATACCATGCTGCATGTGGCAAATGTAGGGGATTCCCGGGCATATCTTCTGCAGGGACTTGCACCCCTGGAGCAGCTGACGGTGGATCACACCGTGGTGCAGATGCTTCTGGCACAGGGCAAGATCACCCGGGAGGAAATGAAATCCCACCCCCAGCGGAATATGCTGACCCGTGCCATTGGCGTGGAACGCACAGTGAAGCCGGATTACTTTGAACAGACCCACGATTCCCGGTTTCTGGTGCTGCTTTGCTCGGACGGTCTGTCCAGCTATTGCAGCAAGGATGAAATCACACAGGCGCTCCGTGAGCAGTCCTTTGAGACGGTTTGCGGACACCTTGTAGATATGGCAAACCAAAAGGGTGGACGGGACAACATCACCCTGGCAATCATCTCAGATTGA
- the pknB gene encoding Stk1 family PASTA domain-containing Ser/Thr kinase: MDKNIGKKLDGRYEITELIGVGGMADVYKATDVVDHKTVAVKILKKEFAENEEFLRRFRNESKAIAVLSHPNIVKIYDVGFSDKIQYIVMEYIDGITLKEYMENEKVLSWKDSVHFVLQILRALQHAHSRGIVHRDIKPQNIMMFPDGTIKVMDFGIAKFAREQGKTATDQAIGTVHYISPEQARGDVTDAKSDVYSVGVMLYEMLTGKKPFDTDNPVTIAVMHMQAKAERPRNINPDIPIGLEEIILHAMVKDPAHRYQTAQEMIRDIEQFKENPDIVFGYHDDDDEEDAQTSDSPTRFFQAVTPATAEIPAMREGRDDQEDYEESDEDEYDDEDEEEEERRSLFVPILTGVTIAVIVAAVILVTYLIVGWLNGDNQGDKKEFAMPNLVGTNYQEAVDAWKGKLDLKVTASEYSEYDKDVIFYQSIPENDPIALNSVVEIKVSLGNNTIDVPDVIGWTETLATKTLSNQGLTVEVKKAASDTVEKGLVCETVPAAGEAIAPNSKILVYISMGPNASTVEVPNFTSKTLEEAKLDAEVMKLELQVTEVDSSEPKGQIIFQSINAGEQVVTGTVIEVKVSNGVAPVNTCNVTFALPENVHGSFYFTFYDGGSVFFTSPVINAEYTSGSASVPLEGSGKKELIVSVTNSSNKETARVGTYLVDFDKKTASAKSDVNVHAAFKSIGAIAAQTEPPVVTTHPPVQHTTKPAPTHTTAEPPQPTEPAQETEPVGDPNADQD; the protein is encoded by the coding sequence ATGGATAAGAACATTGGTAAGAAGCTGGACGGCCGGTATGAAATTACGGAGCTGATCGGCGTCGGCGGCATGGCGGACGTGTACAAGGCCACTGACGTGGTGGATCACAAAACCGTAGCGGTCAAGATCCTCAAAAAGGAATTTGCAGAGAACGAGGAATTCCTCCGCAGGTTCCGGAACGAATCCAAAGCCATTGCAGTGCTGTCCCATCCGAATATCGTCAAGATCTACGATGTGGGATTCTCTGACAAGATCCAGTACATTGTAATGGAGTACATTGACGGGATCACCCTGAAGGAGTACATGGAGAACGAAAAGGTGCTCAGCTGGAAGGATTCCGTACACTTTGTTCTGCAGATCCTCCGGGCACTGCAGCATGCTCACAGCAGAGGGATCGTACACCGGGATATCAAGCCTCAGAATATTATGATGTTCCCGGACGGCACCATTAAGGTCATGGACTTCGGCATTGCCAAGTTCGCCCGGGAGCAGGGCAAGACCGCAACGGATCAGGCCATCGGGACAGTGCATTATATCAGCCCGGAGCAGGCTCGCGGCGACGTGACCGATGCCAAGAGCGATGTATACTCTGTGGGCGTGATGCTCTATGAGATGCTGACCGGGAAAAAGCCTTTTGATACGGACAATCCGGTGACCATTGCGGTGATGCATATGCAGGCAAAGGCAGAGCGTCCCCGGAACATCAATCCGGACATTCCCATCGGTCTGGAGGAGATCATCCTGCATGCCATGGTGAAGGATCCGGCGCACCGGTATCAGACTGCCCAGGAAATGATCCGGGATATCGAGCAGTTCAAGGAAAACCCGGACATTGTGTTCGGCTATCATGATGACGATGACGAGGAGGATGCCCAGACCTCGGATTCTCCTACCCGGTTCTTCCAGGCTGTGACCCCGGCAACGGCGGAAATTCCGGCTATGCGGGAGGGCAGAGACGACCAGGAGGATTACGAGGAGTCCGATGAGGACGAATACGACGATGAGGATGAGGAAGAAGAGGAGCGCCGCTCCCTGTTTGTGCCCATTCTCACCGGCGTTACCATTGCAGTGATCGTGGCTGCGGTGATTTTGGTCACCTACCTGATCGTAGGCTGGCTCAACGGCGACAATCAGGGAGACAAAAAGGAATTTGCAATGCCGAATCTGGTGGGCACCAACTACCAGGAGGCAGTGGATGCCTGGAAGGGCAAGCTGGATCTGAAGGTGACCGCCAGCGAATACTCCGAGTACGACAAGGACGTGATCTTCTACCAGAGCATTCCGGAAAATGATCCCATTGCCCTGAACAGCGTTGTGGAGATCAAGGTGAGCCTTGGCAATAACACCATCGACGTGCCGGATGTGATCGGCTGGACGGAAACGCTTGCCACAAAGACCCTGTCCAACCAGGGATTGACGGTGGAGGTCAAGAAGGCGGCCAGCGATACAGTGGAAAAGGGACTGGTTTGTGAGACCGTGCCTGCCGCCGGGGAGGCCATTGCGCCCAATTCCAAGATTCTGGTTTATATCAGTATGGGCCCCAACGCTTCTACGGTGGAGGTTCCCAACTTTACAAGCAAAACCCTGGAGGAAGCAAAGCTGGACGCTGAGGTCATGAAGCTTGAGCTTCAGGTAACAGAGGTGGATTCCAGCGAACCCAAGGGGCAGATCATTTTCCAGAGCATCAATGCAGGAGAGCAGGTTGTGACCGGTACCGTGATCGAGGTCAAGGTCAGCAACGGTGTTGCACCGGTGAATACCTGCAATGTCACATTTGCACTGCCGGAGAACGTACACGGCTCCTTCTATTTCACCTTCTATGACGGGGGCTCCGTGTTCTTCACAAGCCCTGTGATTAACGCAGAATACACGTCCGGCTCTGCAAGCGTTCCCCTGGAGGGCTCCGGCAAGAAGGAACTGATCGTTTCTGTGACCAATTCCTCCAACAAGGAAACTGCCCGGGTAGGCACCTATCTGGTGGATTTTGACAAGAAGACGGCAAGCGCAAAGAGCGATGTGAACGTGCATGCGGCATTCAAGAGTATCGGTGCCATTGCAGCACAGACCGAGCCGCCGGTTGTGACTACACATCCGCCGGTACAGCATACCACTAAGCCGGCACCGACCCATACCACGGCAGAACCGCCCCAGCCTACGGAGCCTGCTCAGGAAACAGAACCGGTGGGGGATCCGAATGCAGACCAGGATTGA
- the rsgA gene encoding ribosome small subunit-dependent GTPase A, whose protein sequence is MQTRIDPMQTGSVLTGTIIKAIGGLYTVESPSGVFDFRARGIFRNRGQSPMVGDRVQVKNGVIDQLLPRKNNLIRPPLANLDQLLFVVSMYKPAPNLLLLDKFIAIAEYKQITPILVVTKADLEDPAPLVEIYQKAGIPVYVVEYAIPRTVDAVAACLRGKVSAFTGNSGAGKSTLLNAIDASLQLETGSISEKLGRGRHTTRHAQLYPVQGGGYVADTPGFSTFETNQYDIIRKEELAGCFREFAPYLGQCRFQDCCHTAERNCALRQAVEDGEIPRSRYESYCRMFEEAKGLKEWELKKN, encoded by the coding sequence ATGCAGACCAGGATTGATCCCATGCAGACAGGATCCGTACTGACCGGAACGATTATCAAAGCAATCGGGGGACTCTATACTGTAGAGTCCCCCTCCGGCGTTTTTGACTTTCGTGCCCGGGGCATCTTCCGGAACCGGGGGCAGTCCCCCATGGTGGGGGATCGGGTTCAGGTGAAAAACGGGGTCATCGATCAGCTGCTGCCCCGGAAAAACAACTTGATCCGGCCGCCCCTTGCAAATCTGGATCAGCTGCTGTTTGTGGTATCCATGTACAAGCCGGCACCGAATCTGCTGCTGCTGGATAAGTTTATCGCCATTGCGGAGTACAAGCAGATCACCCCTATTCTGGTGGTGACCAAGGCGGATCTGGAGGATCCGGCTCCTTTGGTGGAGATCTATCAGAAGGCAGGAATCCCGGTATATGTGGTGGAGTATGCAATCCCCCGCACGGTGGATGCGGTTGCCGCATGTCTGCGTGGAAAGGTCAGCGCCTTTACGGGCAATTCCGGCGCAGGGAAATCCACTCTGCTGAACGCCATTGACGCATCCTTGCAGCTGGAAACCGGCAGCATCAGCGAAAAGCTGGGACGGGGACGGCATACCACCCGGCATGCCCAACTGTACCCGGTGCAGGGCGGGGGCTATGTGGCGGATACGCCGGGCTTTTCCACCTTTGAAACCAACCAGTACGATATTATCCGCAAGGAGGAGCTTGCCGGCTGCTTCCGGGAATTTGCACCCTATCTGGGACAGTGCCGGTTTCAGGATTGCTGCCATACAGCAGAGCGGAACTGTGCCCTGCGGCAGGCCGTGGAGGATGGGGAGATTCCCCGGAGCCGGTATGAAAGCTATTGCCGTATGTTTGAGGAGGCAAAGGGACTGAAGGAATGGGAATTGAAAAAGAATTGA
- a CDS encoding thiamine diphosphokinase has translation MGIEKELTCYIFAGAPMEFLPLVSPEPGDLILCADGGYRYAKVLGLKPDYLVGDFDTLPEREIPQDCQIRRHPIQKDDTDTMLAVKLGLSLGFRRFVLYGAIGGRLDHTIANVQTLLFLYARGAEGVLIGERNEAMLHPPGRRVYPARPDSYFSVFALTTACKGVCLEGVEYPLQDAELTADFPLGVSNHITGEQAAVTLAEGMILLVFSRDRHQSGGRA, from the coding sequence ATGGGAATTGAAAAAGAATTGACCTGTTATATTTTCGCCGGGGCACCTATGGAGTTCCTGCCCCTCGTTTCCCCGGAGCCGGGAGATCTGATCCTCTGCGCCGATGGAGGATACCGATACGCAAAGGTGCTGGGGCTAAAGCCGGATTATCTGGTAGGGGATTTTGATACCCTGCCGGAGAGGGAGATCCCCCAGGACTGTCAGATCCGGCGGCATCCGATACAAAAGGATGACACGGACACCATGCTGGCGGTGAAGCTTGGATTGTCCCTGGGCTTCCGGCGGTTCGTGCTGTACGGTGCCATCGGGGGACGGCTGGATCATACCATTGCCAATGTCCAGACGCTTTTGTTCCTGTATGCCAGAGGGGCGGAAGGCGTTCTGATTGGGGAACGGAACGAAGCCATGCTGCATCCGCCCGGCAGACGGGTCTATCCGGCACGCCCTGACAGCTATTTTTCCGTGTTCGCCTTGACGACCGCCTGTAAAGGCGTGTGCCTGGAGGGGGTGGAGTATCCCTTGCAGGATGCGGAATTGACTGCGGATTTTCCCCTGGGGGTCAGCAATCATATTACCGGGGAGCAGGCGGCAGTGACCCTTGCAGAGGGGATGATTCTGCTGGTATTCTCACGGGACAGGCACCAATCCGGCGGCAGGGCATAA
- the spoVM gene encoding stage V sporulation protein SpoVM has product MKIVVVKSPRFLSGILCAIFHIKREPVEEV; this is encoded by the coding sequence ATGAAAATTGTTGTAGTCAAGAGTCCCCGGTTTTTGTCCGGCATTCTCTGCGCCATCTTCCACATCAAGCGGGAACCGGTGGAGGAAGTGTAA
- a CDS encoding peptidase M50 encodes MLSFRLRGVRVIICFGFAAVWALFCLIRAELALPLLLASLIHELGHAAAMCACGQKLAVLRFWGGGILMIPRRSRMLTWRQEILILLSGPGVNLAVGWVLWLTGSSLAWLHMALGLWNLLPYRNLDGGAVLRCLFPGIRAQMLMTWLVCASTFVLAGACLAAGVRNVQLYAMLGYLFLWELPLAQTERI; translated from the coding sequence ATGCTTAGCTTCCGGCTGCGTGGAGTCCGGGTCATCATCTGCTTTGGTTTTGCTGCTGTGTGGGCGCTGTTCTGTCTGATCCGGGCGGAGCTGGCACTGCCCTTACTGCTGGCATCCTTGATACACGAGCTGGGACATGCTGCCGCCATGTGTGCCTGCGGTCAGAAGCTGGCAGTGCTGCGGTTCTGGGGCGGAGGCATTCTCATGATCCCACGCCGCAGCAGAATGCTGACCTGGCGGCAGGAGATCTTGATTCTTTTGAGCGGTCCCGGGGTGAACCTGGCTGTGGGATGGGTGCTGTGGCTGACCGGCTCCTCCCTTGCCTGGCTCCACATGGCGCTGGGACTGTGGAATTTGCTGCCCTACCGGAACCTGGACGGGGGTGCCGTGCTCCGATGCCTGTTCCCCGGCATCCGGGCACAGATGCTGATGACCTGGCTGGTGTGTGCAAGTACGTTTGTTCTGGCTGGTGCATGCTTGGCAGCCGGGGTGCGGAATGTGCAGCTGTATGCGATGCTGGGCTATCTGTTCCTGTGGGAACTGCCCCTTGCACAAACGGAAAGAATATAG